CCGTTAAAGCCGCCATCGATGAAGCCTACGAGATGGGCGCCGAGGGAACCGCTTTCCTGAGCGGGAAATACGAAGAGGCCGGCAAGGAAGAGGCCTTCCAGGCTCTCCTGAAATCCACCAGGGAAATCTGCGCCTACGCCAAATCAAAGGGAAACATGAAAATTGTCCACGAGGTATTCGATTACGATATCGACAAGGCAAGCCTGATCGGTCCCGCCTCTCTGGCAAAACGATACGCCGAGGAGATAAAAAAGGAGTACGATAATTTCGGACTCATGGTGGACCTGAGCCACATACCCCTGCTCCACGAAAGCATCAAGGAATCCCTGCTTCCCATCAAGGAGCACCTGGTTCATGCCCACATGGGGAACTGCGTCATGAAGGATCCTTCCATGCCCGCCTACGGAGACCAGCATCCCCGCTTCGGCTTTCCCAACAGTGAAAACGATGTACAGGAGCTGACGGAGTACCTGCAGGCCCTCAAGGATATGGGTTTTCTGAACAAGGAGAAACCGCCGATCCTGAGCTTCGAGGTCAAACCCACCGCCGGAGAAGACCCCGATGTAGTCCTGGCCGGTTCCAAGCGCGTCCTGAACAGGGCCTGGACGATGGTGAAATAGAATTCAAACCGGGTGTATCCATTTCGCCGATACACCCGGTTTTTATACACAATAAGCCATTGTTCCAGATAGGATTTTTCGTTTCTCAAAAAACCAAAACTTTTCCTTGACAACAACTAAAACCACCTTTACAGTATTTTTACGGCTTATCATTGGTATACAAAATGTTTTTTATATACATGATTCCAATTATGCCTGATTGTATACACACATCATTCTAACTTTCAGGTTACGGAGCAGGTACCGGCATTATGAACAAGAACCAGATAATTGAGGACATTAAAAAAAAGATTCGCAACGAAGAACTCCTCCCCGGTGCATACCTGATCGAACGTGACTTGTGCGAGCATTACGGCGTCAGCAGGACCCCCATGCGGGAGATCCTCTTCAACCTGGTCAATACAGGGCTTGTTGTACAGCAGCGGGGAAAGGGCTTTTCCGTACGCAAGCTGGACATAAAGCAGCTGTTCGAAATCTTCGAAGCCCGGGAGAGCATCGAGGCCATGGCGGCCAAGCTCTGCTGTCAAAAGGCCAGCAAGGCCGACCATCAGGAACTCAGAAACATCAGGGACCAGCTGGAGGCTATTGATGCCAATGCCCATGCCGACGAAGGCGTAAAGCTCGGCCGGGCCATGCACAGAAAGATAATCGAAACTGCAGGGAACTCTCTGTTGTCGGAGTTTCATGAAAAGCTCAACAACATGGTAACCCTTACCGCCAATATGACCCAGAAAATCTCAGGCATCGAGGTGGATTCCCGGACCTATCATATCTACATCATCAACGCCATTCTCGAAGGCAACGAGGAAATGAGCGAGCAGTATATGCGGGAGCACATCATCATGACCTGTCAGCATCTGCTTCACTCGTTGTATCCGAATTACAGCGGATTACCGGTGGGAACCGGTTCAAATTAGGTTGCTTCCCGGTTTCCGGGTAAAAAAATACATGTTCCTATTAGGAGGGATATTATGAAAGCCATGAAAACACTCATGCAGATCGTCCTTGTTCTGCTCCTTGCATCCACACTGATCTATGCTGAAGGCTCCAAGGAGAGCGCCGGCGGCAGTGCGGACAAGACTTACGAAATGTCGATTTCCTACGGCGGAGCTTCCGGCGGAGAAGACGATATTTCCGCAAAGGAGTTCAAGAAGAGAATCGAAGAGAAATCCAACGGCAGAATCGAAGTTAAACTCTACGGCAACGAACAGCTGGGAAAAGAGGTTGATATCGTCAACATGCTCGAGCTCGGCAACGTAGATATGGCCATTATGGGAACCACGGTTCACCAGCAGGCCGCACCGGAATACAACATCTGGAGTGCCTACTACATCTTCAAGAACAGCGATGAGGTTATGCACGTCCTGAACGGATCCATCGGTGACCGTGTCGAGAAGGCCATGCTCGACAACAAGGGCATCCGGATCATAGGCTACGGACTCAGGGGGCCCCGGCACCTGACTTCTCTCCGGCCCATTCGCAAAGCCTCCGAGGTTCAGGGTCTCAAGATCAGAATTCCCCTCCAGCCCATCTATGTAGAAAGCTGGAAGGCCCTCGGCGCCCAGCCCCAGGCAATCGCTTACGGCGAGCTCTACATGGCCCTGCGCCAGGGTATCGTTGAAGCCCAGGAGAACCCCCTTGCCTATATCTACGCTCCCCACTTTGACGAAGTCCAGGATTACGTAAACCAGACCGCTCACCAGCGGGCCTTCTTTACCTACGTTGTCAGCGAAAAGTTTTTCCAGAAACTCCCCGCCGATCTTCAGGAGCTTGTACTCGAAGAAGGCGAAGGAATTACCCAGTTCCACAACGATCTGCTGGCTGCCGGAGAAGAAGACTACAAGAAAAAGCTGCAGGAGAAGGGCATGGAATTCATCGAGGTGGATGTAGATTCCTTCCAGCAGGCCCTCAAGGATATTCCCAACCAGTTTGCCGACAGCTGGGTAGACGGACTTTACGACGACATCAAGGCTGAAATCGCCAACATGTAAGCGTTGTTTCACATCCTTTTGTTTATGCACAAGCTGCCGTCCAGGACGGCAGCTTTCTTTGTAGAAGACAAAGCTTTATAAAGGTAAAGCTTTTCAATCGAACTGATGAAATGAGGTTTCACAAGAAACATGGAAAAGAAACTTGTTCGTATCCTCGAGACCATCTGCGGAGCATTTCTTGTGGCCATGGTGGCACTGCTCTTTGCACAGGTTGGAACTCGATACATTCTCCAGGGGTCTTTGCTCTGGGCCGGAGAAATCGCCGTATGGTTCTTTGTCTGGATAACCTATCTGGGAGCGGTAATTCTCTACATCAACAAGAAACATATTATCGTTGATATCCTGACCACCTTTTTACCGGAAAAAGTAAACAAGACGATCGAGATGATTTCTTCGGTTATTATTCTCATTTTTCTGTTGATAGTATTTAAAGAATCGATTCCGGTTGTAATCTCCTATTCAAAGCAGACAGCAACCTCTATTGCACTGTCAAAAAAGTACCTCTTTTCTTCCCTTACCGTTTCTACCGGTTTGATGATTCTTTACACAATCTACTCATTCATCCGAAAGCTCAGGAGGCGTTAGTATGCTTACGGTTGTATTAATAACAATGCTTTTGGGCTTTCTCCTGGGGATTCCCGTCGCCATTACCCTTGGCCTGGCAACCTTGTCGTACTTTTTCATGAATCCCGGACTGCCCATGGTTAACATTCCCCTGCGATTTGTAACCGGAGCAGAATCATACACCCTTATGGCGATTCCCCTGTACATGCTTGCGGGGAACATCATGAACAGCACCGGGGTAACCGACAAGATCTTTCGTTTTACCCGTGCCCTCGTCGGCCATTACACCGGCGGAACCGCCCAGGTGAATATTCTCGCCAGCTTTATCTTCTCAGGAATGTCCGGCTCCGCCCTGGCGGACGCCAGCGGCGTGGGAAAGGTACTCATCAAGGCCATGGTCGATGAAGGCTACGATGTCGAGTTCAGTGCGGCGGTAACCGGAGCCTCGGCAACCATCGGACCGGTATTTCCCCCCAGCATTCCCATGGTACTGATCGGCGGTGTAGCGGGAATCTCCGTTGGAAAACTCTTTATCGGAGGAATCATTCCTGGAATCATGCTGGCCATTTACATGATGGTTCTGGTCTATTTTATCTCCAAGAAACGGAACTACCCCAAAAGAAGCAAGGCCAGTCTTCCCGAGCTCGGCAAGGAGTTCTGGGGCGCCTTACCTGCCCTGTCCACACCGGTTGTAATCCTGGGAGGGATTCTCGGCGGATTATTTACCCCCACCGAAGCCGGCGTCGTCGCGGTCTTCTACGCCCTGGTAATCGGCATATTCGTTTACAAACAGCGGGATTTCGGAAAGATTTTTCAGATGTTCGTTGATACGGCCAAGGGAACGGCCAGCATCATGTTCATAGTCGGGGCGGCCTACTCCCTGGCCTGGGTTTTCTCGAAAGAGCAGGTGGGAATTCTTCTTACCGATGGCATTACCGCCCTTTCGTCGAATCCTACGGTTGTGCTGATCCTGATACTTCTGGGATTCCTTGCAGCGGGCTGTGTACTGAATCCATCGGCAAATATCATCATCTTTGTTCCCATGCTGATGCCCCTGGTAATGAGCGTAGGAATCGACCTTGTACACTTCGGTGTACTGGCAACCCTGGTTCTGATGATCGGACTGGTAACGCCGCCTCTGGGCCTGAGTATGTTTATCATATGCGAAATAACAGGCTTAACAACGATGCAGTTTACAAAGGGAATGCTGATCTTTTTTGTAGCTCTGCTGGCAGTTGTAGTCACCATGGTATTTGTTCCGGCAACCATCACCTGGCTGCCCCAGGTTATCATAGGCGGGTAGAAAGCTCGTCAACGACGGGTAAGGGCCGGTTTCCGCCGGCCTTTACTCTATCTTTTTAAAAACCTTATCGTCCTTGTCGTAGTTAAAAATCTCTCCGGTCTCTATCAGGTAGTACCAGCCCAGAATATTGATCTCCTGTTTATCGTAGCGCTCACGGATATACGGGTAGCTCAGCAGATGGTTCATCTGTTCGACGATATTGAGCTGTTCGGTAACCCACTCACGTTTTACCGCATCTTTCATCAACTCAGGATCCTTTTCGATTTTTTCCCGGACCGGTCGTGCCAGCTCCAGCCACTTTTTCGTGTGGGGAGTGTTGGCAAGCTCTTCTTCGCTCATATAGAGGGCATTGCAGCCCCCGCAGTTGGAATGACCGCAGACAATAATATTCTCCACATTCAGCATCTTGACCGCATACTCCACCGCAGAGGTTGTCGAAAGATACTCCTCGGAAGCCCGGTAAAAGGGGACCACATTGGCGATATTCCTGATAATAAAAAGCTCTCCTGGCAGAGTCTTGGTTATCAGATGCGGGACAACCCTGGAATCGGAACACCCGATAAACAGAGAATGGGGGGACTGCTTCTTGCCGAGCTTCTCGAAAAGCTCCCGGAAATGGGTAAAATCCTGAGATGAAAACTCCTTTACACCTTCGAACAGATAATCCATACCAAATCTCCCACTATTCCAAGGGTCCTCTGAGAATGACCGCTTTCAGATCTACCCGTATAGTATAGCATCAGGGCGAAAAAAAACCGGCGAAGACAATGTCCGCCGGTTTCATACTAGATAGACAGAGGCCGATGGGCTTAGCGCTTGACTGCGTTCAGACCGCCATTGATCTTCAGTTCGTTGCCTCTGAAATCCACCTGCAGGGATCCATCCCAATAGAACATGGAGGCAGGATCCGCGCCGTCGGAAACGATGTTACCGGTCTTTTTATCGCTTCCGGGAATTGTCTTGCCGCCGGCTACTCCGGTACTCCAGACTTTGTCCCAGTCGACGCCGTTGGCCTGGCCGTTGCGGGAGAAATCGGTGGAAATCACCTGAGGATTATTTCCGGAAATAAAG
This genomic window from Marispirochaeta aestuarii contains:
- a CDS encoding sugar phosphate isomerase/epimerase family protein, whose translation is MNESLHAYMRVGIIHFMAYPEAGSGNGPIDESLRKVLTDDYFDAVEITWIKDREVRDRARQMIQSAHISVAFGAQPMLLSQKQNVNSLDEGERKKAVDTVKAAIDEAYEMGAEGTAFLSGKYEEAGKEEAFQALLKSTREICAYAKSKGNMKIVHEVFDYDIDKASLIGPASLAKRYAEEIKKEYDNFGLMVDLSHIPLLHESIKESLLPIKEHLVHAHMGNCVMKDPSMPAYGDQHPRFGFPNSENDVQELTEYLQALKDMGFLNKEKPPILSFEVKPTAGEDPDVVLAGSKRVLNRAWTMVK
- a CDS encoding carbonic anhydrase, translating into MDYLFEGVKEFSSQDFTHFRELFEKLGKKQSPHSLFIGCSDSRVVPHLITKTLPGELFIIRNIANVVPFYRASEEYLSTTSAVEYAVKMLNVENIIVCGHSNCGGCNALYMSEEELANTPHTKKWLELARPVREKIEKDPELMKDAVKREWVTEQLNIVEQMNHLLSYPYIRERYDKQEINILGWYYLIETGEIFNYDKDDKVFKKIE
- a CDS encoding TRAP transporter small permease, which encodes MEKKLVRILETICGAFLVAMVALLFAQVGTRYILQGSLLWAGEIAVWFFVWITYLGAVILYINKKHIIVDILTTFLPEKVNKTIEMISSVIILIFLLIVFKESIPVVISYSKQTATSIALSKKYLFSSLTVSTGLMILYTIYSFIRKLRRR
- a CDS encoding TRAP transporter large permease; the encoded protein is MLTVVLITMLLGFLLGIPVAITLGLATLSYFFMNPGLPMVNIPLRFVTGAESYTLMAIPLYMLAGNIMNSTGVTDKIFRFTRALVGHYTGGTAQVNILASFIFSGMSGSALADASGVGKVLIKAMVDEGYDVEFSAAVTGASATIGPVFPPSIPMVLIGGVAGISVGKLFIGGIIPGIMLAIYMMVLVYFISKKRNYPKRSKASLPELGKEFWGALPALSTPVVILGGILGGLFTPTEAGVVAVFYALVIGIFVYKQRDFGKIFQMFVDTAKGTASIMFIVGAAYSLAWVFSKEQVGILLTDGITALSSNPTVVLILILLGFLAAGCVLNPSANIIIFVPMLMPLVMSVGIDLVHFGVLATLVLMIGLVTPPLGLSMFIICEITGLTTMQFTKGMLIFFVALLAVVVTMVFVPATITWLPQVIIGG
- a CDS encoding TRAP transporter substrate-binding protein; translated protein: MKAMKTLMQIVLVLLLASTLIYAEGSKESAGGSADKTYEMSISYGGASGGEDDISAKEFKKRIEEKSNGRIEVKLYGNEQLGKEVDIVNMLELGNVDMAIMGTTVHQQAAPEYNIWSAYYIFKNSDEVMHVLNGSIGDRVEKAMLDNKGIRIIGYGLRGPRHLTSLRPIRKASEVQGLKIRIPLQPIYVESWKALGAQPQAIAYGELYMALRQGIVEAQENPLAYIYAPHFDEVQDYVNQTAHQRAFFTYVVSEKFFQKLPADLQELVLEEGEGITQFHNDLLAAGEEDYKKKLQEKGMEFIEVDVDSFQQALKDIPNQFADSWVDGLYDDIKAEIANM
- a CDS encoding GntR family transcriptional regulator translates to MNKNQIIEDIKKKIRNEELLPGAYLIERDLCEHYGVSRTPMREILFNLVNTGLVVQQRGKGFSVRKLDIKQLFEIFEARESIEAMAAKLCCQKASKADHQELRNIRDQLEAIDANAHADEGVKLGRAMHRKIIETAGNSLLSEFHEKLNNMVTLTANMTQKISGIEVDSRTYHIYIINAILEGNEEMSEQYMREHIIMTCQHLLHSLYPNYSGLPVGTGSN